One window from the genome of Populus alba chromosome 15, ASM523922v2, whole genome shotgun sequence encodes:
- the LOC118033491 gene encoding trigger factor-like protein TIG, Chloroplastic has protein sequence MELSVSSTSPALLKLNHHFLSKNSLPIKIPSLHFANDKKLPSFYRQTKRPSFLRKFASPASSSIAVGPSNDRLPADIKVTETQEPNSRIRLSVEVPPAVCEDCYKRVMNEFTKQAKVPGFRPGKDVPESILLSYVGKQNVQKATVESILKRTLPHAMSSVTGRALRDSVQIATKFTDMEKTYLSLNSLRYDVVVDVAPEVIWIPENGYRSLKIVVEIDSEIDAQRASEQELRQRHKSLGSMRIITDRGLQIGDVAVLDVSATKTDKDESNVQNIPAAESKGFHFDTEHGDRVIPGFLDSIIGIQRGETKSFPLVFPESWKQENLRGVHAQFTVECKELFYRDLPELDDSFADKLLPGCTTLQQVKESLLQKFLEVEQTAREQATDNAILDQLCKMVEIDIPQSLFEEQGRQLYGAKLLEIQANMKLNEQQLASLSSPKAVNEFLENQKENITRVIKQNLAVGDIFKRENLQFSTEDLVKEVENSIAEFKRHKQEYNEERVKEQVQEVLEGAKVLEWLREHSEIQYISR, from the exons ATGGAGCTCAGTGTCAGCTCCACTTCACCTGCTCTCCTCAAACTTAACCACCATTTTCTCTCCAAAAACTCTCTTCCCATCAAAATCCCATCTCTCCATTTCGCAAATGACAAAAAGCTCCCTTCGTTTTACCGCCAAACCAAACGCCCTTCGTTCCTTCGTAAATTCGCTTCTCCAGCTTCTTCATCAATTGCTGTTGGACCCAGCAATGACCGCCTTCCTGCCGATATTAAAGTCACTGAAACCCAAGAGCCCAATTCAAGA ATAAGACTGAGTGTAGAAGTTCCACCAGCTGTATGTGAAGATTGTTACAAAAGGGTCATGAATGAGTTCACGAAACAAGCTAAG GTGCCTGGATTTCGTCCTGGAAAGGATGTCCCAGAGAGCATTCTTTTAAGTTATGTTGGGAAACAAAATGTTCAAAAGGCTACAGTTGAATCTATTTTGAAAAGGACCCTTCCACATGCCATGTCTTCG GTGACTGGAAGGGCTTTGAGGGATTCGGTGCAAATAGCAACCAAATTCACAGATATGGAGAAGACATATTTATCTCTCAACTCTCTCAG ATatgatgttgttgttgatgtgGCACCTGAAGTCATATGGATCCCTGAGAATGGCTACAGAAGTTTGAAGATTGTTGTTGAAATAGATAGTGAGATAGATGCACAGAGAGCTTCTGAACAAGAATTAAGACAGCGCCACAAATCCTTGGGTTCAATGAGAATTATAACTGACAGAGGACTACag ATTGGTGATGTTGCAGTACTTGATGTTTCAGCAACAAAAACTGACAAGGATGAATCAAATGTTCAGAATATTCCAGCTGCAGAGAGTAAAG GTTTTCATTTTGATACAGAGCATGGTGATAGAGTGATACCTGGTTTCCTTGATTCAATAATAGGGATTCAACGAGGTGAAACAAAGTCCTTTCCTCTTGTATTTCCTGAATCATGGAAACAAGAAAATCTCCGTGGTGTTCATGCTCAATTTACT GTGGAATGCAAAGAATTGTTTTATAGAGATCTGCCAGAGTTGGATGACTCATTTGCTGACAAACTCCTTCCTGGGTGCACCACCTTGCAGCAG GTCAAGGAATCACTGTTACAAAAGTTCCTAGAAGTGGAGCAAACAGCAAGAGAACAAGCAACTGATAATGCAATTCTCGACCAGCTTTGCAAG ATGGTGGAGATTGATATTCCTCAATCCTTGTTTGAGGAACAAGGTAGGCAGCTTTATGGAGCCAAACTTCTCGAGATTCAG gcaaatatgaaattaaatgaaCAGCAGCTGGCTTCACTATCAAGTCCAAAGGCAGTTAATGAGTTCCTAGAAAACCAAAAGGAGAATATAACAAGGGTGATAAAACAAAATCTGGCAGTAGGAGATATATTCAAACGTGAAAATTTGCAG TTTTCTACAGAAGATCTTGTCAAAGAGGTTGAGAACTCCATTGCTGAATTCAAACGACATAAACAAGAGTACAATGAGGAGCGTGTGAAGGAACAG GTGCAAGAAGTACTGGAGGGAGCAAAAGTGCTTGAATGGTTGAGAGAACACTCAGAGATTCAATACATAAGCAGGTGA